TTGTGACAGACCTCCCTGTCGAATGCTTCTTACAAGCCTTTAGGCATTTCAGCAGCAGAAAATCCCTGCCCCGTCTTGTCCTTTTAGACAATGGGTCAACATTTCTATCTGCTGCTAATGAACTTAAGGCCTTGTTCTCCTCACCCTAACCCACAAGTGCCCTCTCCAAGTCTGGTACAGAATGGAGGTTCATCCCAAAATGCGCTCCCTGGTTTGGGGGGGTTTTGGGAGAGGCTTATTGGGTTGACTAAACTGACCTTGAAGAAGGTCTTGGGTAGAGCATTTATAACCCTTAACAGCCTCCAAACCATTATCGTTGAGATTGAGGCCATTCTCAATGACCGCCCCCTTACATATGCCCCTACAGACATCAGTGATCCAGACCCAATCACCCCAGCCTACCTGCTATATGGTAGGAAGATAGTTTGTGTACCGTATCACATGACCCCACAGCACAACCAGTGTGACCCTGATTTTGGAGAGACAGAAGTTCAGTCAAGAACCAAGAAACAAGTAGTCCTGATTCAACACTTTTGGACAAGATGGAGAAGGAAAAATTTGACTGGGCTAAGAGAATTTCATCAATCTAATGCTCCTAATGTCCAAACTGTGAAACCTGGAGCCATGGTATTAGCGCATGATGATACTCTGTGTATCAATTGGCGTCTTGCTGTTGTGGAAGACACCATTGCCGGAGAAGATGGTTTGGTCAGAGCAGCCAACATCAGGACTTCTACTGGTAGAACGAATCGCCCGATCGCCAAACTCTACCCTCTGGAAGTAACCGCAGAAGATCCCCTATTTAAACAGCATCAGGACAAGTCAAATTCATCAGATGATGGTGACCACACTACAAACAGAAGTGGAGAGAAGACCTGCTCGCAAAGCGGCAATCCGGGAGACAACAAGTAAGAGAATGGACACAAACACTCTGtgcccccccggaggatgtcgagaaCTAGTAactatgacataattattattgttagttATTATGTAATGTTGTACATCACGTGCATGTATGTTCTTGTTAGTGCACTTCATGATAAGTGAGAACACGTGTAATGGCTCATTGTAGTTCGTGAGTGGAGTAGTCCATACCAAATCGTTCATAACGGAAACCTAGTACTTCGAACTATCTATCacacagaggaggttggatgtTCTTTAAGCGtcactaaaacaaattacacaaaattgTTTTGTTGTGGAGGATAATACATTGCAATCTCAGAATAACTCACTGAATCATCTCATTTTTCGTTAATAGAATACATACATGAAGACTGGTGAAGTAGTGTAAGCCAAActgcaacttattaatttcacccggAATTCAAGCactgattacaaaacaaagtacattgcctTGAGGCTTACAAAAAGGATgatctgaatatctaacgaTCCACAGTGATCCCCAccatttttcagttttgtattgtgactacgtgaaataccaaatcaaGGAATGCAATTAAGGATACAATTCAAGTGAAAGTGTCCAACTTCTTCTGAACTTGTACATACTACCTtttattctcattaatgcattccaagcattctcagaaatcatccaATTTCTTTGATggaactgtgtgatctcctctgctttaataaTGACACTTCACAGTATCAATGGcgggttttagttttgtaaagtaagccaaagcatagatcatggacttgggaaatgatctatgctttggcttAGATCATTTTCGTTTTTATTGCATTCTAGTCATGTGGAGATGTTCAGACACTACCATAGTGCTTAgatgatttggccattagtgttaacatattcactactttagtttattcatggtcACATTATTCACAcagtcccatataaatacatcctaaacttgcaggtgagtcacccaagtggaatatgtTAGTTGTAATATGGGACACTGTGATATCTTAGTAGTAGCTAATTTACTAAAGCTAAGTTCACATCAATAAGATTATAATTCACTTTAATTCACACTCTGAAAGTATTACAAACAGCACACATTTATATAGTCACACTaagagaatgttctagaaccACAAAGGAAATTAAAAGTTACTAAAATAAGTATCAAGTACAAGAAACtaaaaatagctaattttattcatgaacATTAGTCTACATACTTACAGATTATTGTCTCTATATAGTTCAAAGTCTACAATACCACAAGCACTTAGtgatatttcaggcaaatcatccatacttatgttacaactactacatatacaataattatttctatGCTGTTACAAAATGGTCTAGTAGCCGCTCATATTcgtacaaggggtagtcacttccaatggaccttatccacaatgacatcataattgacaaaatggccgtgtatagtgtgggcacttcgtctgtaatcactaaaatgaactttgtttgcggatatcacaacatgtaactattggataataaaggtaagaggcTAGTTAGCGTGATATGGCAATGCAAAATAGTCCCCAGATGAAACCAGACTTAAGTTTTGGCATTGATGCAAAACCATGTGCATTTGTCTTGAAaattaagtatgtatgcctcaccttgccaCTGCTGCAGTATGTGAATGTTAAGGTGGCGGTTACCTGGAAGTCGTGGTTTTGAAGCTATTGCAAACGAAGCCATACTTCCTGCCAcaaaaattcatttattgcatcatgtgattagtgTTTATGTAATAATTAAAATGGCAGCTGCACGTACTAAGACCCATTGCCTTGTAACAAGAGGAAATTTGTTACTATTGTGCGAGTATTATTAAAGAAGACATTcactaaagtaagtagagtaATTTAGAAGCTTTGTTCACGGGGATTCGGGTGGTTCGCGCGAAATTTAGGCGGCATACGTCATTTGTGGTTTTGTATGGTATGCTAAAGTATTAGAACAACTTTCTGCATCAGTTTTTTCTTGTATACTAGTGAGGGAGACCTCTGTATTAGTGTAAAATAAGCGATTGGTTATTGTAGCAGGGCCGCATGTCGAGaaaaaaagatttttgtactgccTGTCAATGTTACAGCAGGTTTTAGGTCCCTTCGTGGTGGCCAATAGGGTTTTAAAATCCCATAGCTGTGTTTCAACCTGGAATAGGCTGAAGTTGCGTTGATTGCGCCCTGCTTTTGCTGCTAAAGAATAGATTACACGTTTTACTTCGCCATAATGTGCAACAAGCTTTGCGTAAACTGACactgaaaatatttttgcatgctCTTACAATCGGCTCTATAGTGTTATAGTTCAGCATCTAATGGTCgtacaaatcatcatgtaggtAGAAGAAGAGCTGGTTTACGATGTAACGGTGTTTGCTTTTGCGTAGCTCTACAAATGTGTTCACagctgaattttaaaaatatccttcAAACCGGAAATTGTCAGGTAACCGCCACCTTAACATAGCGAActgccatctctcccaataccccTGTACAAAGTGTCCACACTATCGGCCGCCATTTAACAAtttgacgtcattgcggataaggtccatagtcctgtagaaccatctgcgaccaggatcaaaatcaaatcaagcgatcaagagaTAAATTAGCACAGAATCAAGCGATCAACAGCAACAAAACGATAATTTACGAAAATATGTGGCAAATTATCAAACAATCAAGGCTATTTTTAAGgcgaaatcaagtgatcaagataTATTTTCGTGGATCAAAAACCTTGATCCcgggttctacaggactattgtaTACCACCCCTTCGGCCTTGTCGTAAGTTAACCCGTATGTAGGCACAATAATACAGTATTCATTAGCTAAACAACCATACGTAGATATACTAAACTTTACAACTATGATACAACATAGGCCTACTTCTTTGCCACGACAATACCGAGGACAATACAAATAGTTTGAGCTGAGCTGTCCCAAACATTGGCAACTGCCACCGACACCTTCTTGCCACTCCTTGATAGTTATTTGATGTGGTAATTAATTCAACTGATAGTTCCTCGAGATTTAAGAAAAATGGCGTAGAAATCCTACGGATCACGTGATCACTATTTAACTACAAAATGACGTTACCGGAAACTTCACTTTATGCGTACTTGCGCCACGTGCACGAAACTATTCATGCTCTATGGAGTCAGTGGTGTTGCTAGGACTGCTGTAGCTACTTAGCCTGCCCAGCTCAGACGTAAACACGTGATTGTTACTGGTGAATAATGACGAAGATCATCAAGGTGAGATttcacacacacagagactgACACAGTACAAGGGGGTGACATAGTCTTGCGTAGCCAGACcgctacttttcttttgtgtgggcgttTGGAATAGTAGGGTCTGATACACCTGcattaagaattctgtgtaacgttCCACTGCAGTCAGGGTGAATGTTGATTGCTGCAGATTGGCGAAGCCCTACACTTCTTAGACCTGCAAAAGCCATGGGCACGTGACGCTTTTGCAGGTCTAAGAAGTTTAGGGCTTCGCCaatcagcagcaatcaacattcaccctgactgcagtggaacgttacacagaattcttaatgCAGGTGTACCAGACCCTACCTTTCCAAacgcccacacaaaaagaaaagtaGCGATCTGGCTACGCAAGACTAGGGGTGACACACAgacactcactgtaggtagatctacTACTGCAGTAAAAGTCTTGACCCAacgaaatttcgctttgacctgtgactaagagcctttttcaatctttgaccgGTGACCTAGCAATgatgtttcagtacttttcgattgtgggttggaaattttcaCCCTAGACCGTTTACTTGGcacgaatttggtggccttgatctttgacttagactttgactgcagtcgcagatctacctacagtgagtgcctgtgtgtcactcCTTTGCAGTACGTGAATAAATGCACCAATCAGAGCACCAGTCACTATTTAATCTCTCTGTACTTTGTTACATTGTAAGTACACAAGTATTAATCCATAAAGGCTGGACACTTAAGCCCCTGGAAACATTGACTACATACTATCATGATCTCtgtagtctcgcatggccagaccactttttttccttttttgagTGATGGTCAGCAGAAAAAAAAGGTCTGGTGAAACTCCAATAGCCGTTTGGCTCTGACTACTCCCCAGTTTTTGTGGTCAATTGGTGTGTtacatcacatttgtagcaaCTTTAAGGAACAAAGTGAAACCAGAGGAGAAGCCATTGTACACAACCCTCCCAGTTTTACGAAGGACATTGAAATTGTATAAGAAGTATTGAAAGAAGTCAAAGTTTTTAACAACTTCTCTGCACGAAGACACTCTAAATTTTGCTATTTTAATGCTATATTACAACAGTGCCCCACTAATCATCTTAAAGATTGGATAACAGAGCGAATCAAAACTCATAGACTATAAATTGTTTTACATACCTGTATCTGACATGGATTGATTTATCAGTTTTTACATTCTTTACAAGTACAAGACAATAAACAAACATCACAACAAGTACACTTTACAGTTTCTGTGTGTTGATACATGATAAATGAGCTTAATAGTTCTTTACGCCTGCAGTTGTCCTTGTTTTCGCAGTATTCTTTCATTGGCTTTGAAACATGAGAATACCCTTTGCTATTTATTAAAACAGCCCGAGACACTTTCCTGTCTCTGCCAGCCCTACCACTTTCTTGTAGGTATTGCTCTAAATCACTTGGAGCTCCCCAATGATACACTTGGCGAATATCTGGTATATCAATTCCCATGCTAAATGCCATGGTAGCTATCAGAATACGAAGTTATCAACACAATCTGGGCAGCTCCTACAAAACACCTAAGTTTTAGGAATATCTATTCTCTCCTACTTCAAACCACTGCACAAAGTGTCTACTAGCATATCCAACTCCATGGAAGATACAAGTGAAAGAAAAATATCAGGTCTGTTAGGAGACACTCCTATAACAATCGGATTACGTAATGACAGCCTTTCTTTTACAATCTCAAATGTTGCATGAGTGGCAGTGGCTGTTAGAGCCATAAAATTGACATCGCTTGGTATAATGCTACACAGATCACCCAGAGAGGCATAAGCTGTTCGGAACTGATCCCCCTGTATAAAAATATAACACAATTTAGTAAACATTGCACATTTACTTACCAGGTCTTGACACAGTGTGCTTCATCCACTACAACATCAACCAAATTTTCTTTATACGTCCCTGATCTAAGCACATGGCGGTAATGGGGATTGCAAAGAATGTTTTCAGGGCTTATATACACCAACTGAACTTCTCCATTAAATACTCTTCTCCATGCTGTAGGATCTTTTTGTCCTTCTCCTACGAACTCAGCACTAATACCCATGTTCTGAAATTTGGTTTGCTGATCCATCATAATGGCAGTCAACGGGCTGATACACACAATTATGCTTCCTTGCTTTCCTTTAGGGCTTTTATATTCACACTGCTACCAACACTTGAACCCTACCTCGAATTCTACCAAATATCAGTGGCAGGATGGCGTATATTACCGATTTCCCATATCCAGTTGGGAGAGATACGAAGATGTCATGTCCCGATAAAAAGCTCTGGATTGCTTCTACTTGCTTCTCTTTTAAACACAGTTTAATCTGACGCGATGCATCTTCTATCATCTTCAGAAGGCTCATCTTCGTATCACTTTGAACGTCCTCATGGTGCTATCAGTCTTTACTGACTAGTCTGACAAGCATGTGCACGAAGATGACGACACTATGTGGCAGGATCTGCAATGCATCATTCGCACCTCGTTAGTACGCCTTTCTTCGTTATCTTCACCAATCAACATCCCTGCTGCTCTATTAATAGCATTACAGGGATAAATTGAGTCTTCCGACTTGCTAGCAGCATTGGACCTTAAACCAGTAATCAAGCCTTTCAATCGCTTATTGAGATGCTCAAAATGTAGATCACATGAAACGTTTTTCCCAGTTCTTCCTTGAGTGTTAACAAACCTTGACCATTTTAATTGAGCTGCCATATGATCAGACAGTAAACAGTGGTACTGTGATAACATCATTATAGCCTCCTTACAACAATTTCTGTGCCCCTTCACCCGAAAAATTACCAGTAAATATTTCCAATAATCAATAACCCTGTCACCGTCACCTTCTTTAACAGCATCATTAAATGCATGCCAAAAGAGTAGAAGGGTCATGAGTTGAGTGGCATATAAGTGCACCTTGTCACCTCTGTCAACCTTCTTCATGGGATCGAAGCAAATGTAGTTCTGCACTATGGCCTTGGACAAATCTTCAACATTTTCATAAGACTTTTCCGACAACAGTTTTTCTGCAGCAGCATTGACTTGAGCGTATAACACTACTGTTAAAAAGTCTTCACAGCCTTTCATATTATCGTCTGGGTCTAAAGATGCTCCATGGTTCAATAAGATCTTCAATTGTGCTAAGGTGCACATATTAGATGAAGATGATTTCTTGTAAAGATGTTTCCATATAGCCTATAAAAATACAACATTGGTGTCATGTTTTCATGGAGTATCCGTTACTTTAAGTAAGCATTGCTATGCATGCCGGTCTTCAACAACCGGCAACAATCCCTCTAAACGATCCCTTCTGGAGGTTATACTGGTGACATGGTCACACCGAATGATACGACTTCCTCTAGCTCTTGCCACGGTGAGTTGGTCCCCTCCAAACAATATTTGGTGAAACGTTTCTTCTTCCACTTCCATTAAACACCCATCATCAAACAGGTCATAATACTCCTTTACATTTGTAGCTGGAACGGATTCATGTAGCTTCTCCATTATTTCACACATTTCGTCTAGTTTATTTTAATTTCGTTGAAAAGCTCCAGTAGGAACCTAAGAttaacagaataatattagttgtaacatgctATTACTAACCACTTGTGATTTAAGTCCATCAATATCAGTTTGGTGGATTAAAAGTTTAGTGATGTCAACCTTAGCATCAGAAGGTGCAATATCTGACAGTGATGATAGGTCTATCCGGTCTTTGACAGCATACATGTGAAAGGCATGCATAGAAATGGTTTGCCTATTGTGACGATAAAACGATCGTCGAAAATTTTTGTCGATGTTGTCCCCTACTAGTTTGAATCCTGACCACTTCTGAGGTTGTTGGCTGACCGGATGTGAATTGACTGGATCTGAGCTGACTAGTAAGTTGACTGGATCTGAACTGACTTGTAAGTTGGCTGGATCTGAGCTGACTTGTAAGTTGACTGGATCTGAGCTGACTTGTAAGTTGACTGGATCTGAGCTGACTTGTAAGTTGGCTGGATCTGAGCTGACTTGTACGTTGACTGGATCTGAGCTGACTTGTAAGTTGACTGGATCTGAGCTGACTTGTAAGCTGACTGGAGTCAAATTGACCGGTTGTGGGCCAACTGGAGGTAAGCTGACTGGCTGAGAATGATAGAATGCCAAAGCATCACCATTACTAGATATCTGCGAAATAGCAACAGACAATTCCTGTATAGTAGCTGACAACTCGCCAATGGTAGGTAAGTCAGTACTTGTTTGGGGAACACTAGAAGAAATGTCCATAAGTGTCGCAGACAGTTCTTCAATTGTAGCTGACAGATCTCCCAAACTGGGCAGTTCTGCTGTGTCGCCAATGGTAGGTGGAGCTATGTTAGCTGGCTCATCAGCCTGCTCATCCTCACCATCATCAAATAACAAATCAATCTGACTTTGACTCAGACTGTATGAGTCACTGTCACTGAGAGAGCTGTATGGAGGTGAAACGACAGAAGTGTCACTTTCACTATCCGACGACTCAAAAAACCCAGGATAGAGCAAGTTATGAATATCTGAATTCTATGCAGAAAAGTATTACAATAACACAAAAATGATATTGCAATGGTACCTGTGCTTGCTCAGGCTGTATTCGTTCTATCAAATCACTGTGCCATAATTTAGGAAGGTCGTCATAACCTTTCACAGTGCCATCAATCACATTAAGTATGCCCTTGTGTGATTGGCATAACATCAGTGGTTGCAAGCATTTGTATATCTGCCCAAAAAATTATAATTCATAAACCACAATATTGCTTATTTAATCACCTGCTTATGGACTCCGTTCACATATAATAGTGATGATATTATTTTTTGCAGCAATCCCATTCTTTGATGTCTCCTCTTCAACAGCATAGAAACTATTGTACACACTAATGGCTGGCAGTTTGCTGGAGTAATAGCTGTTAACAGGGATACTAAAGTTGGCACATGTTTTTGTATTTCATCCCATATTTGCATCCAAGAAAACGTCTTGATGCTCTCGGGATTGCCTCTCAATATGGATGAATGTTGATCTGAGCATAAGTTTTTAAATTCTCTCCTGATAATCAAGCTGAGTGATTTGATAATTTGGCAGAATGTAGCTTTACAACTGTAGTACTGAAGGAAACATAATTTCGTCTTGTGATCCTTTTCACTGGTGACAGTCGAGTTGGTGTCATATCATATCGCTTGTCTCCAATCAGCACCTATTGTGTAGAACAATTCAAAGCAATGCTTAAGCCAATACATCAGCTACATGAACACAAATAAGAAATGATAGTTCACTTCCTTGTGGCCATTTAAATACAAACAGACAATAAAAGTTTGCAGtatacagtacactacaaatGTAATATTTCTGTAAATAATTGATATGAGGTAATATTATTAAGGCTTCGACATACTGAAACTTTTGATGGATTTGTGATTCGTTTAGGTTGACTGCTTAATCTTTTCGGTCTGTGAGTCTGGTGGCACAGTACGTTTATGGGAGCTTCCAACATTGCTCACAAATCTCTGGAGTGAAACTGATAATTGCTGTTTCAATTCTGCTGTTTCCTTCTCAGTTTCTTCAAAACTTGTAAGCATCCATAGCAGACGACAGAATCATCCCTAAATTCATTACAATCATGGATATTCACGTTGCAAATCTCCAGAAAACATTCTTGAAGCTTAGAGAACTCTTCATTACACGATGTAAGCTTTCTCCTATGGTTTTTCCCTTTGCTTTTGCTGAGATTACAAGCACAAATACAGCAGCATTTCAAAAACAAAGCCTGGGCCTTTCAAACAAACAAAGTTCAATAATCATACAAACGACAACGTAAATCAAAATTATTACCTCCTGAAGGCTCATCTTCGTATCACTTTGAACGTCCTCGTGGCGCTATCAGTCTTTACTGACTAGTCTGACAAGCATGTGCGCGAAGATGACGACACTATGTGGCAGGATCTGCAATGCGTCATTCGCACCTCGTTAGTACTCCTTTCTTCGTCATCTTCACCAATCAACATCCCCAAAAACTGGGGAGTAGTCAGAAccaaacagctattggagtttcACCAAACCCTTTTTTTCTGCCGACCATCActcaaaaaaggaaaaaaagcggtatggccacgcgagactatgatCTCTGTTGCTGGTAGGCTGCTGTATTGATTATAGCACACTTATAAGGGTGTGTTACTCAGGCACTTGTTGTAGGTTAATCTGTGATcatggtcaaagtcttgaccagaCAAAATTTCACCGTGACCTGTGACTTGAAGATTTTTTCAGTGTTTGACCTGtgactttaaatatttcttaaATTTCGACTGCCCCAGCCCTATTTTCCAATGTGCACCTGTGCTTATAACATAGTGTGTGTAACACCCCTTGCTTATAGTGCAGGGGTATACACAAATACTGCTAGTATTGTGTTTAAGAGTCTGACATAATAGTCACTGGTGCTTTGTAAATTTGGAAATACATAGAGCAATTGCATGTGACATCACAGTTGTGGCATTCAATTGAAACACATGGTAAAAACTTTTAGCATTTGTACAGCCAGGTTCTGGAAATATTACATGTTTCCATTACCTACAGGTGTAGAGTGACTTACATACTAGAATAGTAAGACTGTAGCCAGTCTGCTTTCTGATGAAAGTGTCATCTATTTTATCACAAAATTTTGAAACAGGTCCACTTGTGAGTTGGTATAGCGAGGGGCTTAACTACTTGAATTATAGTAGGTATGAACATTTTACAaatgctagtatatatatactccaCGTAATTTTTGTAGCCTGGTGGCATGTGATGCCCCTTATGTAGTCTACTTGAATCACTGCCATGTTCACCTCAACATTTAGTACCGTGGCTTTGTTATGGCTGGGAGTTGCTATTATTACGATGCTACCATACCATTAGATGGCCAATATTTTTTCACATGTGTTGTATCGTCACTTCTGTGTTGTTACTTCAGATTATTGGTTATCCCTAAAATCCTTTCATAAATATTAAATAACACTAGCAAAGGGTGCTTGTTTGATTTATAGCAGGGGCAGTAGGACAAGTCCACTTGATCATGTAGTATTGCACAAGTACTAAAAGTATTTCAAGTGAGCTAACTAGTCTCTGTACAAAGAAGAAGGGGCTCGACACATTTTAGTTCTACTTAGTTTGTTGTTTGCAGTGGTGTGAATCATGATTGGAAAAAATGCTGCCGGTATGGAGTAATCAGACTTATAGTAATGACAATGTGTGGCGGTCACGACTTTCACATAGTAACAGTGatcatcaatgattacaatacaacCATTGTTGTGTGatctattactttcaacagGTGGTACTACTACAtttaattggggcgagcctgagcgagtcccacactagcgagtcgccCACGTAACTTTCGTCTCAGCGACCATGCCCAAAAAACTACAGAAGAAATCGGAAAGAGACCCTGAAATAAACGGACTTACCGTGAAATAAACGGCGTAAatcacagcacttccatatatgttcgtctcatcgaccatgccacggagaaatatacgatgtagattacagcacttccatatat
This genomic interval from Dysidea avara chromosome 15, odDysAvar1.4, whole genome shotgun sequence contains the following:
- the LOC136245883 gene encoding uncharacterized protein, producing the protein MQIWDEIQKHVPTLVSLLTAITPANCQPLVCTIVSMLLKRRHQRMGLLQKIISSLLYVNGVHKQIYKCLQPLMLCQSHKGILNVIDGTVKGYDDLPKLWHSDLIERIQPEQAQNSDIHNLLYPGFFESSDSESDTSVVSPPYSSLSDSDSYSLSQSQIDLLFDDGEDEQADEPANIAPPTIGDTAELPSLGDLSATIEELSATLMDISSSVPQTSTDLPTIGELSATIQELSVAISQISSNGDALAFYHSQPVSLPPVGPQPVNLTPVSLQVSSDPVNLQVSSDPVNVQVSSDPANLQVSSDPVNLQVSSDPVNLQVSSDPANLQVSSDPVNLLVSSDPVNSHPVSQQPQKWSGFKLVGDNIDKNFRRSFYRHNRQTISMHAFHMYAVKDRIDLSSLSDIAPSDAKVDITKLLIHQTDIDGLKSQVVPTGAFQRN
- the LOC136246000 gene encoding ATP-dependent DNA helicase RecQ-like; amino-acid sequence: MSLLKMIEDASRQIKLCLKEKQVEAIQSFLSGHDIFVSLPTGYGKSVIYAILPLIFGRIRGKQGSIIVCISPLTAIMMDQQTKFQNMGISAEFVGEGQKDPTAWRRVFNGEVQLVYISPENILCNPHYRHVLRSGTYKENLVDVVVDEAHCVKTWGISSEQLMPLWVICVALYQAMSILWL